Proteins encoded in a region of the Gemmobacter sp. 24YEA27 genome:
- a CDS encoding PRC-barrel domain-containing protein: MTTAVPGYEATTAHLISGKDDVKGTKVYSPAGDDLGHIDDIMIDPASGKVVYGVLQFGGFLGIGSDYHPIPFGKLRYDSARGVYVTDLTKAQLEGAPAYTDDWRSNRDWQKRSYDHYGVNPYWL; this comes from the coding sequence ATGACCACTGCAGTTCCCGGATATGAAGCCACCACCGCCCACCTGATTTCGGGCAAAGATGACGTCAAAGGCACCAAGGTCTACAGCCCGGCGGGCGATGATCTTGGCCATATCGACGATATCATGATCGACCCCGCCTCGGGCAAAGTCGTCTATGGCGTGTTGCAGTTCGGCGGGTTCCTCGGGATCGGTTCGGACTATCATCCCATCCCCTTCGGCAAGCTGCGCTATGACAGCGCGCGGGGCGTCTATGTTACCGATCTGACCAAAGCGCAGCTTGAGGGCGCACCGGCCTATACGGATGACTGGCGTTCCAACCGCGACTGGCAGAAACGCTCCTATGATCATTACGGGGTCAATCCCTACTGGCTGTAA